The following proteins are co-located in the Dromiciops gliroides isolate mDroGli1 chromosome 2, mDroGli1.pri, whole genome shotgun sequence genome:
- the LOC122740503 gene encoding LOW QUALITY PROTEIN: mitochondrial uncoupling protein 2-like (The sequence of the model RefSeq protein was modified relative to this genomic sequence to represent the inferred CDS: inserted 2 bases in 1 codon; deleted 1 base in 1 codon), translating into MVGFKPTDVPPTATIKFLGAGTGACIADLITSPLDKAKVRLQIQGXEGGRIRASSATAQYGGVMGTILTMVKTDGPGSLYSGLVAGLQRQMSFASVRIGLYDSVKQFYTKESEHAGIGSHLLAGCTTGALAAAVAQHTDVVKVRFQAQARAGGSWRYQGTLDAYKTIAREEGLRGLWKGTSLNVARNAIVNCAELVTYDLIKDAPLKAHLLTDDLPCHFTSAFGAGFCITIIASPVDMVKTRYLNSAMGHYASAGHCALTLLRKEGPQAFYKGFMPSSLRLGSWNIVMFVTYEQLKQALLATHTSQEAPF; encoded by the exons ATGGTTGGATTTAAGCCTACAGATGTACCCCCAACAGCCACCATCAAGTTCCTTGGGGCTGGCACTGGTGCCTGCATCGCTGACCTCATCACCTCCCCTCTGGACAAAGCCAAAGTCCGGCTGCAGATtcaagg ggagggggggcgcaTCCGAGCTTCCTCTGCCACTGCCCAGTATGGGGGTGTCATGGGCACCATTCTGACCATGGTGAAGACTGACGGCCCTGGCAGCCTGTACAGTGGGCTGGTGGCTGGCTTGCAGCGCCAGATGAGTTTTGCCTCTGTCCGCATTGGCCTCTATGACTCTGTCAAGCAGTTCTACACCAAGGAATCTGAGCATGCAGGCATTGGGAGCCACCTCCTGGCAGGCTGTACCACAGGGGCACTGGCAGCGGCCGTAGCTCAACACACAGATGTGGTGAAGGTACGTTTCCAGGCCCAGGCTCGTGCAGGTGGCAGCTGGAGATATCAGGGCACACTGGATGCCTATAAGACTATCGCCAGAGAGGAGGGGCTTCGGGGCCTATGGAAAGGAACTTCACTCAACGTTGCCCGCAATGCTATTGTCAACTGTGCTGAGCTGGTGACATATGATCTCATCAAAGATGCC CCACTGAAGGCCCACCTCTTGACTGATGACCTTCCATGCCACTTCACATCAGCCTTTGGGGCTGGCTTCTGCATCACCATCATTGCCTCCCCTGTGGACATGGTCAAGACAAGATACTTGAACTCTGCCATGGGCCACTATGCCAGTGCTGGCCACTGTGCCTTAACTTTGCTCCGGAAGGAGGGACCCCAAGCCTTCTACAAAGGGTTCATGCCTTCCTCCCTGCGCTTGGGCTCTTGGAATATAGTGATGTTTGTCACCTACGAGCAACTGAAACAGGCCCTACTGGCCACTCACACTTCCCAGGAAGCTCCTTTCTGA